The Hippopotamus amphibius kiboko isolate mHipAmp2 chromosome 16, mHipAmp2.hap2, whole genome shotgun sequence genomic interval TTTCACTATGTACTCCTCTACACTTGCGGTATATCTGTAGGACAAATTCCTAGGGGCAATATTACCGTGTTTAAGGGAACATGTATTTTAAATGCTGTCAGATGGTATCAAAATTCCTTCCCAAGAAATTGTACCGATTTCCTTCTATTAATAACATAGAAGTGTGCTTGTTTTCATATACCTAATTAACTCTGGATATTACCCATTTTGTTATTGTCAATCTAACAGATAAAATATGACATCGCTTTGCTCTGATTTACTTTTCTagaaaacacaccacacacacttaTTTCAGTTTCCATGGGTCAGAAGTTCAGCCATGGCTTGTACCggccctctgctcagggtctaattttctgtttgtttgtttggccgtGCCTTACAGCtaatgggatcttagttccccgaccagggatcaaacccgtgacctctgcagtggaagcacagagtcttaaccactggactgccagggaagtcccctcagggtctaatttatttttatttaataataatatttctgcatttgtttattagcatttattttcttttctggaaacttCCTGTTCCatttcctttgctcatttttctactagtttttcttttacttactgACTTCTGCAAGTTCTTTGGACATTAAAGAAACTCACTCTGTTGCAATGTACTGGGGATATTTTTCCAGTTTGCACTCTATCATGAGCAGATTTAAATTCTAAGtaatcaaatacataaaattttttcttagtcTTCCTGGTTTCAGAACTATCAACatgcaaatattaaaaaggatACTCGGTGTCCTTCATGCAGGTGTTCAGAGTCCAGCTGGCTCTTGTTATCAAGTGCCCTATGAAGGCTAGAACTCTCCAGGGGCCTAATTCTTCCAATAGGAGACAATAGATCTGTGGTCTTCTGAGATTCATCAAAGGCATGGTTTAGcgtttttcagctttattttcagAAATCCTCAACAACTAAGAAGATAATTTATTAAAGATGGTCTTTCCTACCTCTGTGGTATGTGTCTCACACACTGCTTAGAAGTGCTATAAAGGGGAGAACTGTAAATTGAACGACCTTTATAATTTTTGAACGACCTTTATAATTTACTGATATCCAAGGAGCTATGGAAGCAGTTCTGTTCAGAAGAGGACTTTTTGCATGCTTATGGTTGgtcagttaaaaaacaaagacaatgtTATAGTAACAAATAAAGTGCAgtttaacccccccccccccccccccccccaaaaaaaggataCTCGgtaattccttggcagtccagtggttaagattcagtGCTTTCTCTGCCATGggcctggttcgatccctggtcagggtactaagACCCTGCAAGACTCATGgctcagctaaaaaaaaaaggatactcaTCCACATTTTCTCCTGGtcattttatgcttttaatttttaaaatttaaatacctgAACATCAAAACACTGCATAGGGTGAATCCAGCTTAATTGGGTCCCAAGTTCCAGTTGGTCTACCAGCTTCTTCACCCATACACATAGCCCTGTCCTCTCTCCAAGAATTCTCCCTCTTGCTTACTCCATCCCAGCCACACTGGTCTCTGTTGCTCCAAGAACGCACTAGCCATactccacctcagggcctttgcacttaatACCCCTAAGCCTGAAACACTCTTGCTCAGATAACCACCTGttgagttttcatttcctttggtctCTGCTGAAGCATCAGCTTATGATAGGGACCTTCCCTTCTCATCCTGTAGGAAAACAACCTCCTCTCCAGCCCTtaccctgatttattttttatatagcaCTTAACAAAGCCCAGCTAGCATTTTAAGCTCCAAGACTGAGggagttttttatttattgttatatcCCAGCAGGATAAGTGTCTGGCACtcaaatatctgctgaatgaatgaatctcaaatgtcaattttacaaaaaaaaaaaaaaattcctactaAGCATACTGAACAGGAGAAATAGATTTTACGTTCCCAGACGTCAACTGTTGTGTGGAATAGCCaaacaaggaaaaagaagggaaatgggGGAAGAAGCATGACTCTTTAAAGGGTCTGTCGGTTTAAGCTGTCAATACCCGCTATAGCAGAAGTGAAACATCTCAACAGCTATGCACAGTGTCCAAACGACGCCTGAATCCTAATATTCTGTTCAACTGCGTTGTAAACACACTTCACCCGAGTGAAACTAGGGAGCGACTTCCAACTGAGAACCTTCTTATGTGAATATGCATTCACTTAAGCGAAGATATTAAAATAAGCTGGTCTGGCATGGCTTACATTGAATCTACCTGAACACCTAAGTAATCTTTAAAACGAGTCTGTGAAATAGCCCCGAAAAGATACCCAGGAAGCTGGTTTCCCGTTGCCTCTGGGGAAAAAAACCGGATAGCTGGTGGGAAAAGGGGGAGAATTTTCCACCCACTCCTTCTACACCTTTTGAATATCGGACCATGGCAATACTCCAGTTATTGGCAAAGCGAATTaaagagagaggggagaaaatgGCGCAATTTTACCCGGATGTCAAAAAGGGggtgagggggcggggctgggcgaTGCTACCAAAGACGCCAACACCGACGCCCCACAGAAGGAGAGAgacgcccccgcccccacctcacaCAGGTGACAGCGGAGGGCCCGCACGTTCGCGTCAGCAGCCCTCACCCTCGCCGTCAGCCGCCTCGGGGTCGCCCTCTGCTTTCCGCTTGAGCTTCTGGGAGGAGGGGCTCACTGGGGCCTCCCCCAACAGGTACTTCTGCTCCTGGCCCCGCAGGCGCTTGAGGTAGCGGTCCTTCATGGACTGCCACGAGTGCTGCGTGAGCGAGCTCTTCTCCATCGCTTTCCACAAGGCGTTGCCGGTGACGGAGCTGGCCGAGCGGGCATGTTCCTTCACGTAGGTCAAGATGGCCACGTCGTCCGCGTCCGTGAAGACGACCCGCCTCGCGTGCGGCCGCGGCTCGGGCTCCGCGGCGGCGCCCCCGGCCTTCGTCTCCGGGGCCTGGTCGGCCGCCGGAGCCGGGCCCAGCCGGTAGGCCTCCAGCTCGAGCCTCTCGTTGCGCTCCACGCAGTCCAGGATGTACTGCGTGGAGATGAAGTCGCCCGAGGCCTCGGCCGCCGcctccccaggctgggccagcAGCACGGCCCCGGGCTCCTGCACGCGACACAACGTGCCGCCGCCGTGCAGGATGAGCGTCGAGAGCCGGCGCTTCGCCGGGCTGGGACGCACGTAGAAGGACACGGAGCTGCCATCCTCCCTCACGAACAGAGTCGAAGAATGGGTAGGCCCATTGGGGTCTTTGCCCAAATCCATCGCCTCCGCCATAGCTCACAGCGAGCGCCAGAAAAAGCTGCCCCCTTGCGAGCGCCTAGTGCACAATGCCCCAACGCCTGAGTTAACTAACGCTCTAGACGCCGCCG includes:
- the TERF2IP gene encoding telomeric repeat-binding factor 2-interacting protein 1, coding for MAEAMDLGKDPNGPTHSSTLFVREDGSSVSFYVRPSPAKRRLSTLILHGGGTLCRVQEPGAVLLAQPGEAAAEASGDFISTQYILDCVERNERLELEAYRLGPAPAADQAPETKAGGAAAEPEPRPHARRVVFTDADDVAILTYVKEHARSASSVTGNALWKAMEKSSLTQHSWQSMKDRYLKRLRGQEQKYLLGEAPVSPSSQKLKRKAEGDPEAADGEEPQYKRTPDFPEEEFEKEEIKENEEAVKKMLVEATREFEEIVVDESPDFEIHITMCDDDPPTPEEDSETQPDEEEEEEEEKVSAPEVGAAIKIIRQLMEKFNLDLSTVTQAFLKNSGELEATSSFLESGQRADGYPIWSRQDDLDLQKDDESTRDALVKKFGAQNVARRIEFRKK